The Pseudanabaena galeata CCNP1313 genome includes a region encoding these proteins:
- a CDS encoding AAA family ATPase: protein MSPQSPIIPVSPLKSRVYQALIEQFDLLLRAKYPLIYIVTAEEEPVEDILTEVALQSSPSRRILFWDIARGWNDNNADKGSVMAALSRIAQRDKATKDGDNVLYVLRDLHPILKYPHHDRHIPIIRELKNLARDLKLDRRTIALTSHVLEIPPELTEEITAIDFPLPAIAEIEYLIKQKISPNKLNLSKLALEQLVKACQGLSRTRIQRVLAKAIAEKEQVNDADIDAVLAEKQQAIRQTGILEFFTVNESLKNVGGLDNLKQWVRIRRDAFTEEAKRYGIPTPKGVLLVGIQGTGKSLSAKTIANEWRLPLLRLDIGRLFGSFVGESESRMRQMIQLAEATAPCVLWIDEIDKAFGNANVSTDGDSGASRRVFGTLITWMQEKTAPVFIVATANNVRILPAELLRKGRFDEIFFLNLPTESERQEIFKVHLQKLRPSRLREFDLMLLSRHTKNFSGAEIEQVIIDGIHRAFGRGSSGNREDFTTEDIISAIEETVPLAAIASQQIESLKQWAAESGARTASNDEQLLQELRKFAINLE from the coding sequence ATGTCGCCACAATCGCCAATAATTCCAGTATCTCCCCTCAAAAGCAGAGTCTATCAAGCTCTGATAGAGCAGTTTGATTTATTACTCCGCGCCAAATATCCACTGATATATATAGTTACAGCCGAAGAAGAGCCTGTTGAAGACATTTTGACAGAGGTAGCTTTGCAATCTAGTCCTAGCCGCAGAATCTTGTTTTGGGACATTGCCAGAGGCTGGAACGACAATAATGCGGATAAAGGATCGGTGATGGCGGCTTTGTCACGGATTGCTCAACGGGATAAGGCAACTAAGGATGGCGATAATGTCTTATATGTGTTGCGAGATTTGCATCCGATTCTTAAATATCCCCATCACGATCGCCACATTCCGATTATTCGTGAGTTAAAAAATCTTGCTCGGGATCTGAAACTTGATCGCCGCACTATCGCTTTAACTAGTCATGTCCTAGAAATACCGCCTGAATTGACCGAAGAAATTACAGCCATCGATTTTCCTTTGCCTGCGATCGCCGAAATCGAATATTTAATCAAGCAAAAAATCTCACCAAATAAACTGAATTTGTCTAAATTAGCCTTGGAGCAACTAGTCAAGGCTTGTCAGGGTTTGAGCCGTACCCGTATTCAAAGAGTTTTAGCTAAGGCGATCGCCGAAAAAGAGCAAGTTAACGATGCTGACATTGATGCTGTCCTTGCCGAAAAGCAACAAGCGATCAGACAGACGGGAATTTTAGAATTTTTTACCGTTAACGAATCGCTGAAAAATGTGGGCGGTTTAGACAATCTCAAGCAATGGGTAAGGATTCGACGGGATGCTTTTACGGAAGAGGCAAAGCGCTATGGTATTCCCACGCCCAAGGGTGTTTTATTGGTCGGCATTCAAGGTACTGGCAAATCTTTATCAGCAAAAACGATCGCTAATGAATGGCGATTACCATTATTGCGTCTGGATATCGGCAGGCTATTTGGGAGTTTTGTAGGTGAGAGTGAGAGTCGGATGCGGCAGATGATCCAACTTGCTGAGGCAACTGCCCCCTGTGTATTGTGGATTGATGAGATCGATAAAGCCTTTGGTAATGCCAATGTATCTACTGACGGGGACTCGGGCGCAAGTCGGCGTGTATTTGGAACATTGATCACTTGGATGCAAGAAAAAACTGCCCCAGTTTTTATTGTTGCCACAGCTAATAATGTCCGAATTTTGCCAGCCGAACTTTTGCGAAAAGGAAGATTTGATGAAATCTTCTTTTTAAATTTACCCACCGAATCGGAACGGCAAGAAATTTTTAAAGTGCACCTACAAAAATTACGCCCCAGTCGTTTGCGCGAGTTTGATCTGATGCTTTTATCACGACATACCAAAAACTTTAGTGGGGCAGAAATTGAACAAGTAATTATTGATGGTATTCATCGCGCTTTTGGGCGGGGTAGCAGTGGCAACCGCGAAGATTTCACCACCGAAGATATCATTAGTGCGATCGAGGAGACTGTCCCATTAGCAGCGATCGCCTCACAGCAAATCGAATCCCTCAAACAATGGGCGGCTGAGTCTGGTGCAAGAACTGCGTCTAATGATGAACAATTACTTCAAGAATTACGAAAATTCGCAATTAACTTAGAATAA
- a CDS encoding transaldolase, with product MTGAMEDMMPNDLPKSFLDQLREMTVVVADTGDIHAIEMVKPQDATTNPSLITAAAQMPQYQEIVDETLLEARKDLGKEALPTQVVSLAFDRLAIAFGMRILQIIPGRVSTEVDARLSYNTEATIAKAHYLISQYEAHGISRDRILIKIASTWEGIKAAESLEKESIHCNLTLLFGLHQAIACAEAGVKLISPFVGRILDWYKKDTGRDSYPAAEDPGVLSVARIYNYYKKFGYKTEIMGASFRNMGEIVELAGCDLLTISPALLDELHHTQGELVRKLDPEIASHADIAQIPMDKATFEAMHASDRMAAEKLDEGIKGFSKALVTLEELLTDRLAKLEEQVLAAA from the coding sequence ATGACTGGTGCTATGGAGGACATGATGCCTAATGATTTGCCCAAAAGTTTTCTCGATCAGTTGCGTGAAATGACTGTAGTGGTTGCCGATACAGGTGATATCCATGCGATTGAGATGGTGAAACCTCAAGATGCAACCACAAACCCATCCTTGATTACTGCGGCGGCTCAGATGCCCCAATATCAAGAGATTGTTGACGAGACCTTACTAGAAGCTAGAAAAGATCTAGGTAAAGAGGCTCTACCAACTCAAGTGGTTTCTTTAGCTTTTGATCGCTTAGCGATCGCCTTTGGGATGAGGATTTTGCAAATTATTCCTGGTCGTGTTTCCACTGAGGTAGATGCGCGTTTGTCTTACAACACCGAAGCAACGATCGCTAAGGCGCATTATTTAATTTCACAGTATGAGGCTCATGGGATTTCCCGCGATCGCATCTTGATCAAAATCGCCTCAACTTGGGAAGGGATCAAAGCTGCCGAATCACTTGAAAAAGAAAGTATTCATTGCAATTTGACCTTGCTATTTGGGTTACACCAAGCGATCGCCTGTGCTGAGGCAGGCGTGAAATTAATTTCACCCTTTGTAGGACGGATTCTCGATTGGTACAAAAAAGATACAGGTAGAGATAGCTATCCTGCTGCCGAAGACCCAGGGGTATTATCAGTGGCGAGAATTTATAACTACTACAAAAAGTTTGGTTATAAAACCGAAATCATGGGCGCAAGTTTTCGCAATATGGGCGAGATCGTTGAGCTGGCGGGCTGTGATTTGTTGACAATTTCCCCTGCTTTACTGGATGAGCTACACCATACCCAAGGCGAACTAGTCCGCAAACTTGATCCCGAAATTGCTTCTCATGCCGATATTGCCCAAATCCCCATGGATAAGGCGACTTTTGAAGCGATGCACGCTAGCGATCGCATGGCAGCCGAAAAGCTTGATGAAGGAATCAAGGGTTTTTCTAAAGCACTAGTTACCTTAGAGGAGCTACTCACTGACAGACTAGCCAAACTCGAAGAGCAAGTACTCGCAGCAGCCTAA
- the psaA gene encoding photosystem I core protein PsaA: MTMTPQKPDTEVKVSVDRDVVPTSFEKWGQPGHFDRTLKKGPKTTTWIWDLHANVHDFDSFTTEEDTARKIFSAHFGHLGIIFIWLSGMYYHGAKFSNYTGWLADPVNIKPSAQVVWNVVGQDILNGDVGGGFQGIQITSGLFHLWRASGITTEYQLLCTAIGGLVMAGLMFFAGWFHYHKAAPKLEWFKNAESMMNHHLAGLLGLGSLGWAGHQIHVSIPVNYYLDKGVAATQIPAPHEFILNPSLMSDIFPSFAQGLTPFFSLNWGVYADFLTFKGGLNPQTGALWLTDQAHHHLAIATLFIIAGHMYRTNWGIGHSMKEMLEAHKGPLTGEGHKGLYEIFTTSWHAQLSWNLALMGSLSIIVAQHMYAMPAYPYIATDYATQVSLFTHHMWIGGFLICGGAAHAGIFMVRDYDPAKNVNNLLDRVLRHRDAIISHLNWVCIFLGFHSFGLYIHNDTMRALGRPQDMFSDTAIQLKPVFANWIQGIHAAAAGTTAPYAGASVSPIFGGETLVVGGKVAVAHMALGTADFLVHHIHAFTIHVTVLILLKGVLYARSSRLIPDKAELGFRFPCDGPGRGGTCQVSAWDHVFLGLFWMYNCISVVIFHFSWKMQSDIFGTVDASGTITNMAGGNFAQSALTINGWLRDFLWAQASNVIQSYGSALSAYGLIFLGAHFIWAFSLMFLFSGRGYWQELIESIVWAHNKLNVAPAISPRALSITQGRAVGLAHYLLGGIATTWAFFLARYGALG; this comes from the coding sequence ATGACAATGACTCCTCAAAAGCCAGACACAGAGGTAAAGGTATCGGTTGATCGTGATGTAGTACCTACTTCCTTCGAGAAGTGGGGACAACCTGGTCACTTCGATCGCACCCTTAAGAAGGGACCAAAAACCACCACATGGATTTGGGATCTTCATGCCAATGTGCATGACTTTGACAGTTTCACAACCGAAGAAGATACTGCCCGTAAGATCTTCTCCGCTCACTTTGGGCACCTAGGTATTATCTTTATCTGGCTCAGTGGTATGTATTACCACGGAGCAAAATTCTCTAACTACACTGGTTGGCTTGCCGATCCAGTCAACATCAAACCCAGCGCCCAAGTGGTCTGGAATGTTGTCGGACAAGATATCTTGAATGGCGATGTTGGCGGCGGTTTCCAAGGTATTCAAATCACTTCTGGTTTGTTCCACCTTTGGAGAGCATCTGGTATCACTACCGAGTATCAACTCCTCTGCACCGCAATTGGCGGTTTGGTGATGGCAGGTTTGATGTTCTTCGCTGGTTGGTTTCACTACCACAAGGCAGCTCCTAAACTTGAGTGGTTTAAGAATGCTGAATCGATGATGAACCACCACTTGGCTGGTTTGCTCGGTTTAGGTTCTCTTGGTTGGGCTGGTCATCAGATCCACGTATCGATTCCTGTCAACTATTACCTTGACAAAGGCGTAGCTGCGACTCAGATACCTGCACCCCATGAGTTCATTCTTAATCCTTCCTTAATGTCGGATATTTTCCCAAGCTTTGCTCAAGGTTTGACTCCTTTCTTTTCCTTGAACTGGGGCGTTTATGCGGACTTCTTGACCTTTAAGGGTGGTTTGAATCCTCAAACTGGTGCTTTGTGGTTGACTGACCAAGCTCACCATCACCTTGCGATCGCTACACTTTTCATCATCGCTGGTCATATGTACCGCACCAACTGGGGTATCGGTCACAGCATGAAGGAAATGCTTGAAGCTCACAAGGGACCTCTAACTGGAGAAGGTCACAAGGGCTTGTATGAAATCTTCACAACCTCTTGGCACGCTCAGTTATCTTGGAACTTAGCTTTGATGGGTTCTTTGAGCATCATCGTTGCACAACACATGTATGCAATGCCTGCTTATCCCTACATTGCTACTGACTACGCAACTCAAGTTTCACTATTTACACATCACATGTGGATTGGCGGCTTCTTGATCTGTGGTGGTGCTGCTCACGCTGGTATCTTCATGGTTCGTGATTACGATCCTGCTAAGAATGTAAACAACTTGCTTGATCGCGTGCTTCGTCATCGTGATGCAATTATTTCTCATCTCAACTGGGTATGTATATTCCTTGGCTTCCACAGCTTTGGTCTCTACATCCACAACGACACCATGCGTGCGTTGGGTCGTCCTCAAGACATGTTCTCTGACACTGCAATTCAGTTGAAGCCTGTATTCGCTAATTGGATTCAAGGTATTCATGCTGCTGCTGCTGGTACAACTGCTCCTTATGCAGGCGCTAGTGTTAGCCCCATCTTCGGTGGTGAAACCCTCGTTGTCGGCGGTAAAGTTGCAGTTGCACACATGGCTCTTGGTACGGCTGACTTCTTGGTTCACCACATCCATGCATTCACCATTCACGTTACTGTCTTAATTTTGTTGAAAGGCGTGCTTTATGCGCGTAGCTCTCGCTTAATTCCAGACAAAGCTGAACTCGGCTTCCGCTTCCCTTGCGACGGTCCTGGTCGTGGCGGTACATGTCAAGTTTCGGCATGGGATCACGTATTCCTAGGTCTTTTCTGGATGTACAACTGTATTTCCGTTGTCATCTTCCACTTCTCTTGGAAAATGCAGTCCGACATTTTCGGTACTGTTGATGCAAGCGGCACAATCACCAATATGGCTGGTGGTAACTTTGCACAGAGTGCATTGACCATCAATGGCTGGTTGCGTGACTTCTTGTGGGCGCAAGCTTCTAACGTAATCCAATCCTACGGCTCGGCATTGTCGGCTTACGGTTTGATCTTCTTAGGCGCTCACTTCATCTGGGCATTTAGCCTCATGTTCCTGTTCAGTGGTCGTGGCTACTGGCAAGAATTGATCGAGTCAATCGTTTGGGCTCACAACAAGCTCAACGTTGCTCCTGCTATTTCTCCTCGCGCTTTGAGCATTACTCAAGGTCGTGCAGTGGGTCTAGCTCACTACCTATTAGGTGGAATTGCCACAACTTGGGCATTCTTCCTAGCCCGTTACGGTGCACTTGGCTAA
- the psaB gene encoding photosystem I core protein PsaB, which translates to MATKFPKFSQALAQDPTTRRIWYAIATANDFESHDGVTEESLYQKIFASHFGHLAIIFLWTSGNLFHVAWQGNFEQWIQNPLTTRPIAHAIWDPHFGKAAVEAFTQTDAAGPVNIAYSGVYHWWYTIGMRTNAELFTGAIWMLVFAAVLLFAGWLHLQPSFRPSLSWFKNAESRLNHHLAGLFGASSLAWTGHMVHVAIPESRGIHVGWDNFLSVPPHPAGLAPFFTGNWGVYAQDPDTAGHVFGTSQGAGTAILTFLGGFHPQTESLWMTDIAHHHLAIAVLFIVAGHMYRTNFGIGHSMKTIMEAHNPPKGTPFGGMIGEGHKGMYDTYNNSLHFQLGWHLACLGVVTSLVAQHMYSMPSYAFIAKDFTTQAALYTHHQYIAGFLMVGAFAHGAIFFVRDYDPEANKNNVLARMLEHKEALISHLSWVSLFLGFHTLGIYVHNDVMQAFGTPEKQILIEPVFAQWIQAAHGKALYGFDVLLSNPDSIAATAWPNSGNVWLSGWLAGINAGDNSLFLTVGPGDFLVHHAIALGLHTTTLILVKGALDARGSKLMPDKKDFGYSFPCDGPGRGGTCDISAWDSFYLAMFWMLNTIGWTTFYWHWKHLGVWQGNVAQFNESSVTIMGWLRDYLWLNSAQLINGYNPYGMNNISVWAWMFLFGHLVWATGFMFLISWRGYWQELIETLVWAHQRTPLASLVQWKDKPVALSIVQARLVGLAHFTIGYIVTYAAFLIASTSTAFG; encoded by the coding sequence ATGGCAACGAAATTTCCTAAGTTTAGCCAGGCTCTCGCACAGGATCCAACAACCCGTCGGATCTGGTATGCGATCGCCACAGCGAACGATTTTGAAAGTCACGATGGTGTTACCGAAGAAAGTCTTTACCAAAAGATTTTTGCTTCTCACTTCGGACATCTGGCAATCATCTTCCTGTGGACATCTGGCAACCTGTTTCACGTAGCGTGGCAGGGTAACTTCGAGCAATGGATTCAAAATCCTCTCACTACACGTCCGATCGCCCATGCGATTTGGGACCCTCATTTCGGTAAAGCGGCTGTTGAAGCATTCACTCAAACTGATGCTGCTGGCCCCGTAAACATCGCTTATTCGGGTGTTTACCATTGGTGGTACACCATCGGTATGCGTACCAACGCTGAACTATTCACTGGCGCAATCTGGATGCTAGTTTTTGCCGCCGTCTTGCTATTTGCAGGTTGGTTGCACCTTCAGCCCAGCTTCCGTCCTAGCCTTTCTTGGTTCAAGAATGCTGAGTCTCGTCTAAACCACCACTTGGCTGGTTTGTTCGGAGCTAGCTCCTTGGCATGGACTGGTCACATGGTTCACGTTGCGATTCCTGAATCTCGCGGTATCCATGTCGGTTGGGATAACTTCTTGAGCGTTCCTCCTCATCCAGCTGGTCTTGCACCTTTCTTCACTGGCAACTGGGGCGTATATGCTCAGGATCCCGATACCGCAGGGCATGTGTTTGGTACATCTCAAGGTGCTGGTACTGCAATCCTGACCTTCCTTGGTGGTTTCCATCCTCAAACTGAATCTCTTTGGATGACTGATATCGCGCATCACCACTTGGCGATCGCGGTTCTGTTCATCGTTGCTGGTCACATGTACCGTACCAACTTTGGCATCGGTCACAGCATGAAGACCATCATGGAAGCCCACAATCCTCCTAAAGGTACTCCTTTTGGTGGCATGATCGGTGAAGGTCACAAGGGTATGTATGACACTTACAATAACTCGCTTCATTTCCAACTTGGTTGGCATTTGGCTTGCTTGGGTGTTGTAACTTCCTTGGTTGCTCAGCACATGTACTCAATGCCTTCGTATGCATTCATTGCTAAAGACTTCACCACACAGGCTGCTTTGTATACTCATCACCAATACATTGCTGGCTTCTTGATGGTTGGTGCATTTGCTCACGGTGCGATCTTCTTCGTTCGTGACTACGATCCTGAGGCTAACAAGAATAACGTTCTTGCACGGATGCTTGAGCATAAGGAAGCTCTAATTTCTCACTTAAGTTGGGTTTCCTTGTTCTTAGGCTTCCACACCCTTGGCATCTACGTCCACAATGACGTAATGCAAGCTTTTGGAACTCCTGAAAAGCAAATCTTGATCGAGCCTGTTTTCGCTCAATGGATTCAAGCTGCTCACGGTAAAGCATTGTATGGATTTGATGTCCTACTTTCTAACCCTGATAGCATTGCTGCAACAGCTTGGCCAAATAGCGGTAACGTTTGGTTGTCTGGTTGGTTGGCTGGTATTAACGCTGGTGATAACTCTTTGTTCCTCACCGTTGGTCCTGGCGACTTCCTAGTTCACCATGCGATCGCTTTAGGTCTACACACCACCACCTTGATTTTGGTTAAGGGCGCGTTGGATGCTCGCGGTTCTAAGCTCATGCCAGACAAAAAAGACTTTGGCTACAGCTTCCCTTGCGACGGTCCTGGTCGTGGCGGTACTTGTGATATCTCTGCATGGGATTCCTTCTACCTCGCTATGTTCTGGATGTTGAATACCATCGGTTGGACAACCTTCTACTGGCACTGGAAACACCTCGGTGTATGGCAAGGTAACGTTGCTCAGTTCAACGAATCCTCTGTCACAATCATGGGCTGGCTCCGTGACTACCTATGGCTCAACTCTGCACAGTTGATCAATGGCTATAATCCCTATGGTATGAACAATATCTCTGTTTGGGCTTGGATGTTCCTCTTTGGACACCTCGTTTGGGCAACTGGATTCATGTTCTTGATCTCTTGGCGTGGTTACTGGCAAGAATTGATCGAAACCCTTGTATGGGCGCACCAACGCACTCCTCTTGCAAGTTTGGTTCAGTGGAAAGACAAGCCTGTGGCTCTCTCCATCGTTCAAGCTCGTTTGGTTGGCTTGGCTCACTTCACGATTGGCTACATTGTCACCTATGCAGCATTCTTGATTGCGTCTACTTCAACGGCTTTTGGTTAA
- a CDS encoding FAD-dependent oxidoreductase → MSKLSQHLASKLRSFVFAFGSISLTAALTDQAIAQSVIPKAPHRSDECEILIVGGGVAGTAAAYEGLLAGRTVCMTEITDWVGGQITAQGTSALDEAKKQRNLWFFPQGYTEFRKRIEQNYGKLNAGDCWVSVSCFIPNTAQKILVGMLQEVAQKGNGKLKWFPNTVIKKLEMSPDGKQIDGAIAIQHSPAPNTPPLNTEPLSSIIEDAYRYENSSRLNKQIIRFIPLASTEKRPTDWFVIDSTETGEIIALADVPYRLGIDPRSHLNPSSPVTENDPYCTQGFTYTFAMEQTAEAQPQQKPSFYDRYLPYYGSDPKPNLANFDTIFTYRRIWSAATENPKKNAFGVSPMKAGDISMQNWVWGNDYRPGTDKDNLIYSRAQLLRSGQLEPNGWMGGLRTETLKSGEEIALGFYYWLVAGTTDSQQKTDWKKPFPNHRLLTGFDSPMGTSHGLSKYPYIRESRRIIGRPSYGYPEGFSMSEIDVSQVDFSTELYRTKLSEQTYRSLWKALAGLESASAIRNNTEPQKISRRTRSTIYPDAIGIAQYYLDFHPCLTEYPVEKAGNTERAGVRNGHGPAFPGQIPLRSLIPQKVDNLIVSGKNIAFSYIVAAGYRVHSYEWSVGAAAATTASFALAEGMLPYQLVEDLPRVSPKLSQLQQMLVKNNNAIAFPDTSIFNLNWSDWKIW, encoded by the coding sequence ATGTCAAAATTGTCACAACATCTTGCATCTAAGTTGAGGAGCTTTGTTTTTGCATTTGGCTCAATCTCTTTAACGGCAGCACTTACCGATCAGGCGATCGCCCAGTCTGTTATTCCTAAAGCCCCACATCGCAGCGATGAATGTGAAATTCTAATTGTGGGTGGTGGTGTCGCAGGCACAGCAGCCGCCTATGAAGGATTGCTAGCAGGACGAACTGTTTGCATGACTGAGATTACGGATTGGGTCGGTGGACAGATAACTGCTCAAGGTACATCGGCTTTAGATGAAGCGAAAAAACAGCGCAATCTCTGGTTTTTCCCTCAAGGTTACACAGAATTTCGGAAGAGGATTGAGCAGAACTATGGCAAATTGAACGCGGGAGATTGTTGGGTAAGTGTATCATGTTTCATTCCCAATACTGCTCAGAAAATATTAGTGGGAATGTTGCAGGAAGTAGCACAAAAGGGAAATGGCAAATTGAAATGGTTCCCGAATACAGTAATTAAAAAGTTGGAAATGAGTCCTGACGGGAAACAGATTGATGGCGCGATCGCAATACAACATAGTCCCGCACCAAATACACCACCGCTAAATACTGAGCCACTTTCATCAATCATTGAAGATGCTTATCGCTACGAAAATTCATCACGATTAAACAAACAAATTATTCGATTCATTCCGCTTGCCAGTACTGAAAAGCGTCCTACTGATTGGTTTGTGATTGATTCGACGGAAACAGGGGAAATTATTGCTTTAGCTGATGTTCCTTATCGTTTGGGTATCGATCCGCGATCGCACCTCAATCCATCATCGCCCGTCACCGAGAATGATCCATACTGCACACAAGGCTTTACCTATACCTTTGCAATGGAGCAAACTGCTGAGGCTCAACCACAGCAAAAGCCCAGTTTTTACGATCGCTACTTGCCCTATTACGGCTCTGACCCTAAGCCTAATCTGGCTAACTTTGATACGATCTTTACCTATCGCCGTATTTGGAGCGCTGCCACTGAAAATCCGAAAAAGAATGCCTTTGGGGTTTCGCCCATGAAAGCAGGTGATATCTCCATGCAGAACTGGGTTTGGGGTAATGATTATCGTCCAGGGACTGACAAAGATAATCTTATTTATTCGAGAGCGCAGTTATTGCGATCGGGACAATTGGAGCCAAATGGATGGATGGGAGGTTTAAGAACGGAAACTCTCAAAAGTGGTGAAGAAATTGCCCTTGGTTTTTACTATTGGCTAGTTGCAGGCACAACCGACTCACAGCAAAAAACTGATTGGAAAAAGCCTTTCCCTAATCATCGTTTGCTGACTGGCTTCGATTCGCCAATGGGAACTTCGCATGGACTGTCCAAATATCCCTACATTCGCGAGTCCCGTAGAATCATCGGTCGTCCATCCTACGGTTATCCTGAAGGCTTCAGCATGTCTGAAATCGATGTATCACAAGTAGATTTTAGTACTGAACTATATCGCACGAAACTCTCTGAGCAAACCTATCGCAGTTTATGGAAAGCACTAGCAGGTTTAGAGTCAGCTAGTGCCATTAGAAATAATACTGAGCCGCAAAAGATTTCCCGCCGCACTCGTTCTACGATTTATCCTGATGCGATCGGGATTGCTCAATATTATCTAGATTTCCATCCTTGCCTAACCGAATATCCTGTCGAAAAAGCTGGTAACACAGAAAGAGCAGGAGTTCGTAACGGTCACGGGCCAGCGTTCCCAGGACAAATTCCTTTGCGATCGCTAATTCCTCAAAAAGTCGATAATCTGATCGTGTCTGGTAAAAACATCGCCTTTAGTTACATCGTTGCCGCAGGTTATCGTGTCCATTCCTACGAGTGGTCAGTGGGAGCCGCTGCTGCAACAACTGCATCCTTTGCACTAGCCGAAGGTATGCTTCCCTATCAACTAGTTGAAGATTTGCCGCGAGTGAGTCCTAAGCTTTCGCAATTACAACAAATGCTAGTGAAAAATAATAATGCGATCGCTTTCCCAGACACTTCTATTTTTAATCTCAATTGGAGTGATTGGAAGATTTGGTAA
- a CDS encoding cupin domain-containing protein, translating into MLIQKLLDCPEFIAGDSTILRELLHPDKQAINLRYSLAHAILPVGETSQRHSLTTSEVYYILSGRGEMHIDEEIREIESGDAVYIPPDAKQFLKNIGDEPIVFICIVDPAWRKEDETIY; encoded by the coding sequence ATGTTGATCCAAAAATTGCTGGATTGTCCAGAGTTCATCGCTGGCGATTCGACCATATTGCGCGAATTATTGCATCCTGACAAACAGGCGATTAACCTGCGTTATAGCCTAGCCCATGCCATTTTGCCTGTGGGCGAGACTTCGCAGCGACATTCTCTGACAACTTCTGAGGTGTATTACATTCTCAGTGGCAGAGGAGAAATGCACATTGATGAAGAGATTCGTGAGATCGAGTCTGGTGATGCAGTATATATTCCACCAGATGCTAAACAATTTCTCAAGAATATCGGTGATGAGCCAATTGTATTTATCTGTATCGTCGATCCTGCTTGGCGGAAAGAAGACGAAACCATTTATTAA
- the def gene encoding peptide deformylase, producing the protein MSAISIKVPKQKLKNPPLQVHTLGDRVLRQPAKRISKVNDEIRQTIVEMLQTMYSNDGIGLAAPQVGINKQLLVIDIELKDESKPPLVMINPEVKSSGGDLVTGEEGCLSIPEVFLDVVRPDRIEVSYRDEDGRPKHLIADGLLARVIQHEMDHLNGVLFVDRVKNPIALNKELSAHGFATKDVQAIK; encoded by the coding sequence ATGTCTGCAATTTCCATAAAAGTCCCTAAGCAAAAACTCAAAAATCCACCACTGCAAGTCCATACCCTAGGCGATCGCGTATTACGTCAGCCAGCTAAGCGCATTAGCAAAGTCAACGACGAGATTCGTCAGACTATTGTGGAAATGCTCCAGACCATGTATAGCAACGATGGCATCGGTCTGGCTGCACCACAGGTGGGGATTAACAAACAATTACTTGTCATTGATATTGAACTCAAGGATGAAAGTAAGCCGCCTTTAGTAATGATTAATCCTGAAGTGAAGTCTTCGGGTGGTGATCTTGTTACTGGCGAAGAAGGCTGTTTGAGCATTCCTGAAGTATTTCTTGATGTTGTGCGTCCCGATCGCATTGAAGTCTCTTATCGCGATGAAGATGGTAGACCGAAGCATCTTATTGCCGATGGATTGCTAGCAAGAGTAATTCAGCATGAAATGGATCACTTGAATGGGGTCTTGTTTGTTGATCGCGTCAAGAATCCGATCGCCCTCAATAAAGAATTAAGCGCCCACGGTTTTGCTACTAAGGATGTCCAAGCGATCAAGTAA